GGCTGGAACGCCGCCGGCGGGTACGGGGTCACCTGGGTGCCGTCGATGCGGATGGTCGTGAACCTCAACGACCTCGACAAGTCCCGCTGGATCAACCTGACGGGCGCCTCGGGGCACACGTACCACTCCAACTACACCGACCAGACGACGATGTGGGCCAAGGGCGAGCTGCTGGAGTGGCCCTTCGGCAAGGAGGCCGTGGACAAGGCGACGGTCGACACCCTGACCCTGAAGCCCTAGCGCCTCACATCAGACGAAGCGGAGCACCCCGGAAGGGGTGGCCACCGCCTGCACGGGGTGGTCGTGCGGTTCCTCCGGGACCCGGGCGACCACCTCGTCGTCGTAGAGGAGCACCACCAGCGCGGGATGCGCCCCCGCGCGGTCCAGCCGCTCCAGCACCCGGTCGTACGAGCCTCCGCCGCGGCCGAGCCGCATCCCGCGCCCGTCCACCGCGAGCCCCGGCAGCAGTACGGCGTCGGCGCCGGTCACCGCGTCCGGCCCGAGCGCCGGGCCGGTCGGCTCCAGCAGCCGCATCTTCCCGGGGTGCGCGGCCTCGGCGAGGCTCGCCGGGCCCTCGTAGGACGCCCAGTCGAGATCGTTGTCCGGCAGCAGCAGGGGCAGCAGCACCCGCTTGCCGGCCGCGCGCAGCGCGTCGAGGAGCTCGCGGGTGCCCGGTTCCGCGCCGACGGAGACGTACGCGGCCACCGTGCGCGCGCCGGCCAGTTCGGGCAGTTCAAGGGCCCGGACGGCGAGTGCGCGGGCCGCCGTACGGGAGTCGTCGGGGGACAAGGCGCGGCGGGCGGCGAGGAGTTCTCGGCGCAGTTCTGCCTTGGTCGGGGAGGCGTGCGGGTTCTCATTCACAGCGAAAGCGAATTTCCTTGGGAATGGGGACATAACCGGATCTTCTTACCGCGTACTCGTCAAGCCTTCTGCGGGACCCACTATCGTTCTGGCCATGACTATGTTGCACCCCGTGATCAAGAAGGCCGTGATCCCGGCCGCGGGCCTCGGTACTCGCTTCCTTCCGGCGACCAAGGCGACCCCGAAGGAAATGCTCCCGGTTGTGGACAAGCCGGCCATCCAGTACGTGGTCGAGGAGGCTGTCGGCGCCGGCCTCGACGACGTCCTGATGATCACTGGGCGTAACAAGCGTGCCCTGGAAGACCACTTCGACCGGAACTACGAGCTGGAGTCGGCCCTCATCGCCAAGGGCGACGACGACCGGCTGAAGAAGGTCCAGGAGTCCAGCGACCTGGCCACCATGCACTACGTCCGCCAGGGCGACCCGCGGGGCCTCGGCCACGCCGTGCTGTGCGCCGAGCCGCACGTCGGCCGCGAGCCCTTCGCCGTCCTCCTCGGCGACGACCTCATCGACCCGCGCGACCCCCTCCTGCGTCAGATGGCCGACATCTACGCCCGCACGGGCGGCACCGTCATCGCGCTCATGGAGGTGGACCCGGCCAACGTGCACCTCTACGGCTGCGCCGCCATCGAGGCCACCGACGAGGAGGACGTGGTCCGGATCACCGGGCTCGTCGAGAAGCCGGACCCGGCCGACGCCCCCAGCAATTACGCGGTCATCGGACGCTACGTCCTCAACCCCGCGATCTTCGACATACTGCGGGAGACCGAGCCGGGCCGCGGTGGGGAGATCCAGCTCACCGACGCCCTGCAGAAGCTGGCCGCCGACGAGACCATCGGCGGTCCGGTGCACGGCGTGGTCTTCCGGGGTCGTCGCTACGACACCGGGGACCGCGGCGACTACCTGCGGGCCATCGTCCGCCTCGCGTGCGAGCGCGAGGACCTGGGCCCCGAGTTCCGCACCTGGCTTCACCGTTACGTCACGGAGGAGATGTAGCACCTTGAGCAGTTCCGCACCGCAGGACACCGGCCACCGTCTGTGGTCCGTGGACGAGCACCTCGCGGACGTCCTCGCCGCGATCCGCCCGCTGGAGCCCATCGAGCTCCAGCTGCTGGACGCCCAGGGCTGTGTCCTGGTCGAGGACGTCACCGTGCCCGTCGCCCTCCCGCCCTTCGACAACAGCTCCATGGACGGCTATGCCGTCAGGGTGGCCGACGTCCAGGGTGCGAGCGAGGAGTTCCCCGCGGTGCTGACGGTCGTCGGGGACGTCGCGGCGGGCAGTGGTGGGCTACCCGATGGCGGTGCAGTCGGCCCCGGCGAGGCCGCCCGCATCATGACCGGCGCCCCGCTCCCGCCCGGCGCGGAAGCCGTCGTACCGGTCGAGTGGACCGACGGCGGTACGGGCGGGGGCGCGGCCGCCGGGATGACCCCGGCCAGTGCCGCCCCCGAGGGTGCGGCCGGCGAGGTACGGGTGCACCGCGCGGCCGAGGCGCGGGCGCACGTCCGCTCGCGCGGCAGTGACGTACAGGCCGGGGACCTCGCGCTGGCCGCGGGCACGGTGCTCGGCCCGCCGCAGATCGCCCTGCTCGCCGCCATCGGCCGCGGCACCGTCCGGGTGCGGCCCAGGCCGCGCGTGGTCGTCCTCTCCACCGGCAGCGAGCTGGTCCAGCCGGGCGAGGCGCTGGCCGCCGGAACGATCTACGACTCCAACAGCTTCGCGCTGGCCGCGGCCGCGCGGGACGCCGGGGCCATCGCCTACCGGGTCGGGGCCGTCGCGGACGACGCCGACACCCTGCGCTCCACCATCGAGGACCAGCTGATCCGTGCCGACCTGCTCGTCACCACGGGCGGGGTCAGCGTCGGCGCGTACGACGTGGTCAAGGAGGCGCTGTCCTCGGTCGCCCTGGGCGAGGGCGCCGACGGCGAGGCCGTGGACGGCGGCCGGATGGACTTCCGCAAGCTCGCCATGCAGCCCGGCAAGCCGCAGGGCTTCGGCACCATCGGCCCGGACCACACCCCGCTGCTGGCCCTGCCCGGCAACCCGGTGTCCTCGTACGTCTCCTTCGAGCTCTTCGTGCGCCCCGCCATCCGGGCCCTCATGGGCCTGCCGGATTCCGAGGTGCGCCGGCCCGTCGTGCGGGCGGTGCTGGAGGCCGACAAGGCGCTCGGCTCCCCGGCCGGCCGCCGCCAGTTCCTGCGCGGGAAGTACGACGCGGACAGCGGCACGGTCAGCCCGGTCGGCGGATCGGGCTCCCACCTGATCGCCGCGCTGGCCCACGCCGACTCGCTGATCGTCGTACCGGAGGACGTCACCTCGGTGGAGTCCGGGACCGAGCTGGAAGTGGTCCTGCTCGGCTGAAGTACGGCCGGTGCGGGTAGCGTGTGTCGCACCACACAGGCCCCGCGCGGGCCCAGAGCGGAGCGGCACAGCAATGAGTACCCACAGCAGGCTGACCCACATCGACGAGGCCGGCGCGGCCCGGATGGTCGACGTCTCCGAGAAGGACGTCACCACCCGGACGGCCCGCGCCAGCGGCCGGGTACTGGTCTCCCCCCGGGTGATCGAGCTGCTGCGCGGCGAGGGCGTCCCCAAGGGCGACGCCCTCGCGACGGCGCGGATCGCCGGGATCATGGGTGCGAAGAAGACCCCCGACCTGATCCCGCTCTGCCACCCGCTGGCCGTCTCGGGAGTGAAGGTCGACCTGAAGGTCGCCGACGACGCCGTCGAGATCCTCGCCACCGTCAAGACGACCGACCGCACGGGCGTCGAGATGGAGGCGCTCACCGCCGTCGCGGTCGCCGGACTCACCGTGATCGACATGGTGAAGGCCGTCGACAAGGGCGCCGTCATCACGGACGTCCGGGTGGAGGAGAAGACGGGCGGCAAGTCCGGCGACTGGGCGCGCTCGTGAACGCCCCGCGCGGCGGCGAGGTCCACAGCCACAGTCACGGTCCCGCCGACCCCGTTGAGCCGGCCGCACCCGCTTCCACGGGCAGGGCCCTGGTCGTCACCGCCTCCAACCGGGCCTCGCAGGGCGTGTACGCCGACAAGGGCGGTCCGCTGCTCGCCGAGGCGCTGGAGAAGCTCGGTTTCACCGTGGACGGCCCGCGGGTCGTCCCGGACGGCGATCCGGTCGAGCAGGCGCTGCGCGAGGGCGTGGCCGCGGGCTACGACGTCATCCTGACCACCGGCGGCACCGGCATCTCGCCCACCGACCGCACCCCCGACGCCACCGCGCGGGTCCTCGACTACGAGGTACCGGGCATCCCGCAGGCCATCCGCGCCGAGGGCCTGGCGAAGGTGCCGACCGCGGCGCTGTCCCGCGGCCTGGCGGGCGTCGCCGGACACACCCTGATCGTCAACCTGCCGGGCTCCACGGGCGGGGTGCGCGACGGCCTCGCCGTCCTGGCCCGGATCCTGCCGCACGCCGTGGACCAGATCCGCGGCGGTGACCACGCCAGCCCGGCACAACCCTCCGGGAGCACGAGCTGAACGGCCCCACCTGGCCGGTGGTCCTGAAGGACGGCGACGTCACGCTCCGGCCGATAAAACTGCGGGACCAGAAGGCCTGGCGCGAGGTCAACCGCCGCAACCGGGACTGGCTGCGGCCGTGGGAGGCCACGATCCCGCCGCCCGCCCCGTGGGGGCCGGTGATCCAGCGGCCGACGTACCGTCAGATGGTCCGCCACCTGCGGGCGGAGGCGAACGCGGGCCGGATGCTGCCCTTCGTCATCGAGTACCAGGGCCGGCTGGTCGGCCAGCTCACGGTCGCCGGGATCACCTGGGGCTCGATGTGCGCGGCCCACGTCGGCTACTGGGTGGACCGCGACGTGGCGGGCCGCGGCGTGATGCCGACGGCGGTCGCGCTCGCCGTGGACCACTGCTTCGGGATGGTCGGACTGCACCGGATCGAGGTGTGCATCCGCCCCGAGAACGGGCCGAGCCGCCGGGTCGTGGAGAAGCTGGGCCTGCGCGAGGAGGGGCTGCGCCCGCGCTACCTGCACATCGACGGCGCCTGGCGCGACCACCTCGTCTACGCGGTCACGGCGGAGGAGGTGCCGGAGGGGCTGCTGCGCCGTTGGCACCGGGCCCGTCAGGCACAGTCCCCGCCGAAATAGATAATCGATTATCCGTTCGATTTAAGGGCCTCGCGCGCCCCCTCGAACCGATTCGCCCATAACCTGATCCGAAGAATCACAAAAAAAGTCCGTGATATCAGCGAGATCGCGCGACACACCGGCCCAATTGGCCGATCCCCCCGCCCGCGCCCCTCTACGGTATGAGGTGTGAGCAGCAGCGGCCTCATCTACGCAGTCATTGTCGGGGCCTGGGCCGCCTACTTGGTGCCCATGTGGCTCCGGAGGCAGGACGAGCTGAACGAAGCCCGTCCGACGGAACGCTTCTCCACTGCCATTCGGCTGCTTTCCGGCCGGGCGGGAATGGAGCGCCGTTACGCCAAGGGGCTGCGTGAGCGCGGTGACGAAGAGGCGGAGCCCCAGCCCCACGCGGACCCGGACGCGGTGACGGAAACGGTCGATTCCGTCGACGCCGACGCCCGGGCCTTCGTCGTACCCCCGACCAGGGCGGAGCCGAGACCGGCCGCTGCCGCTGCCGAACGGGAACACCGCGCGGAGCGGGCCCGGCGCGAACAGCGCCTCCAGGTCCTCGCGCGCCGCCGGCGCACCACCGCGCTCCTCTTCCTCGTCTTCACCCTCGGTGCGGTCGTCGCAGCGGTGGGCGGCCTGCGCTACCTCTGGGCCCCGGCCGTGCCCGCCCTGCTCCTGAGCACGTACATCGTGCACCTGAGGGTCCAGGAGCGGCGCCGCTACGAGTTCACGATGGACCGGCGCCGCGCCGAGGCGGCCGCGCGCCACCTGAGGGAGAACCGCCCGCGCCGGGGCCCCTCCGAGGAGAGCGCGCCGGCGGGCACCGACCCGGACCCCGCGCCACCGGTCTCCCCGCAGGAAGCCGGGCGGCGCGCGCTGGTCGAGCAGACCGACCACGCCGAGTGGGTGGACCAGCAGCGCGAGCGCGAGCGCGGCCCCGCGCGCGGTGACAGCTGGGAGCCGGTCCCGGTCCCGCTGCCGACGTACGTGACGGCCCCCGTGGCCCCCCGCGCCACCGGCCCCGCGACCCCGGACGCCTGGAGCGCGACCCGCTCCAGCACGGCCGAACCGACGGAACCCCGCCTGCGCGCCCAGCCGCAGCCCCCGACCCCGAAGCCGGACGCGAAGCCCCAGTCGTCGACCCCGCGCCCCCGCGGCCAGGGCCGCGGCCGCACGCCGCTGTTCGACCAGTACGAGAGCGACGACCGCCCGCGCGCCGCGAACGAGTGATCGGTGACCTGCACGGACGCTCCGGGATACGCGTTTTGGAGCACCCGCGCGGGGATGCTAATGTTTCACACGTCGCAAGGGCCTGTGGCGCAGTCTGGTAGCGCACCTCGTTCGCATCGAGGGGGTCTGGGGTTCAAATCCCCACAGGTCCACAAACGACAGTTCGCGAGTAGCTCTCGTGAACGTCCCGAGATCCCGTCCGGTCGAAAGACCGGGCGGGATCTCGGCGTTTGTGGGAACTCCTGTGCGGACGGGCGATCGGCGTTGTTATGCTCCGACACGATTCGGAGGGGGACCGAGTCGAGGAGCCAGGCCGACCGGCCCGCGAGAGCGGCTGCACGGGGCCGGTACTGCGGCGTCCCCCTCTCCCTGTACTCGCCTGAGAGGGTGTTCGTGGACCCGACGCTACGACGATCGTTGCGCATGCGCCGAGGGCTGGGAGCCGCCACGCTGGCCCTGGTCACCGGCGCCGCGTCACTGACCGTGGCCCTGCCCGAAGCTGTCGCCGCCCCGGCTGCCGGCGCCCCCGCCGAGCTGGTGCTGCCCGCGGCCCCGCGGGGTCTCCCGGCCAGGGACCAGCTCTTCGTGGCGGGCGACACCGGCCTGCTGCACGCCCGTGAAGGCAGCGACCGGTTGCTGTGGACCCGGTACGACACCGGCGCCACCACCGACACCGGTCTGCGGCTGCCCGCCCCGGTCAGCGGGAACCTGGACGGCGGCGAGCCCGCAGGCGGTTACAGGGGAACCCCCGACCACCGCTACGGAACCTCCTCCGACACCGCGGCGATCCACACGGCGGCCACGGGGCAGGCTCCCGCCAAGGTCGACCTGTACGACCTGGCCACCGGCCGGCCGGTGGCACTCGGCACCGTCGCGATCCCGGCAGGGCAGACCTACTACGGGACGTACGGGCGCACCGTGCTGACCTTCGAGGGCAGCGGCTCCACCGTCACCGGCTGGTACCTGAACCGGCTCGACGGTGGCTCCACGGTCCGCACCAAGGTGGCGCTGCCCGCCGACGCGGTCCTCGCGACCTCGGTGCACGACGGCGACCAGAACTCGCTGATCCTGCGTCACCGCCTGGACAACCTCAGCCACTCCGTCCTCGTGGACGTCGTGACGGGGCAGACCACCCCACTGCCGGACGAGGGGGAGTTCGAGTTCTCGCACACCTTCCGGCTGGCCAAGGGCGCGGTGCTGCGCACCGGCGACCAGAACATGGTGGACGTGCTGGACCGGGCGCAGCCGCAGACCGTGCTGAGTTCCACGTACTTCAACCCGATGGGCGGCGAGCTGCGGCTGCTCGGCAACTGGCTGCTCAGCACCGAGCCCACTGCGGGAACCTCCGGTGACAACCGGGGTCGTCCGCTGAGCTTCGCGCCCCTCGGATCGACCTCCGGAATCATCGAGTACCTGCTGGAGTTCGCCGACAGCCAGCTGCTGCCCGCGCCGGACGGATCGCTCATCGCGGTCGGCAGCCCGAAGGCCCCCGCGTACGGAACCCAGCCGGAAACCGCCGTCCACCGGATCACCGCGGACGGTACCGCCAAGCCGCTGTCGGCCCGGCTGGCGGCCGTCCCCCCGGCACCCGCCACCGTCTTCGGCCTGTCGATCGGTGGTGGCGTGCTCACCGCCGCCTCCGACACCGTCCAGTTCCAGCCGGGCGACATCACCGGCGCGTACCGCAGCTACCGGGTCTCGAACGACGCGACCCCGGTGAAGACCTTCGAGACCCTCGACGGCACGCACTCCATCAGCAACTGCTACAGCTTCAACGCCGGCTGCGTCGGCCTCCGGTCCACCGGGGACGGCCGCTACCTGGAGCACGAGCCGGTGACCAGGAATGCGGCCGTCATCCGCAAAACCGGCAGCCGGGAATGGGCCGGCACCGTACCCACCGGTGACGTCAACGGGCTGCAGACCGCGGACGCCTCGGGCCGCTACGTGGTGCTCGCCCAGACCGCGTACGGCAACTTCACGTCCAACCACCCGGTGATCGTCGGCGATCTCGACACCCGTGCCCAGGTGTTCCAGACGCGGGCGACGGGCGTCGCCGTACAGGGCGACACGCTGTGGACTTCGAAGGAGGGCGACACCACCGTCTACGCCACCGACGTGCGGGGCGTGCTGGACCGCGGCACCTTCACCACGCCGTGCCCGGCCACGCTGCTGGAGGCCGTCGGGCGCTTCGTCAGCTGGGGCTGCCAGGACAACCAGGGCACGGTGCGCACCAGCGGTGTGTACGACACGGTGACCCGCCAGACCCTCTCGGTGCCGGTGCAGACCGTCGGCTGGTCCGACGTGACCTGGGGCCGGGAGTCCCTCCTCGGCGACGGCTATCTGGTACGCCAGGACCGGGCCACCGGCCGGCTGTTGCTGCTCGACTTCCACGACGGCATCAAGACCTCCGGCGGCGAGAACACCGTGCAGGTCCGCACGCTCGCCGAGGGTCAGGAATGGAAGTCCTTCCGTCAGCCGAACCGGTCCTGGGCCGTCGACCGCACCGGCGCGAACATCGTCTGGACCGACGCCGACGGGCAGCGCATCCACGTCGCCAACAACGGCATCCCGGCCCCCCAGGCCGGCGACCGCTTCACCGCGCTCTCCCCGGCACGACTGCTGGACACCCGCGAGGCCCTCGGCCGTCCCGGGACCCATCCGGTGGCGGCCGGCGGCGAGGTGTCGCTGCAGGTCGCGGGCCGGGGAGGGGTGCCGCAGTCCGGGGTGAAGGCGGTCGTGCTGAACGTGACCGTGACCGACACGAAGTCCGACGGCTACGTGACCGCCTGGCCGTCGGGCACCACGCGGCCGGACTCCTCCAACCTCAACTGGACGACCGGGCGAACCGTACCGAACCAGGTCGTGGTGGCGGTGGGTGAGGACGGCAAGGTGAACCTGCGCAACGCGGGCTGGGGCACGGCGCACCTGATCGCCGACGTCTTCGGCTACTACTCCGCGGATGCCGGCGGCAGCACCTTCACCCCGGCGGGCCCGGCACGGCTGCTGGACTCGCGGGAGGCGCTGGGCCGGCCGGGAACCACTCCGGTGCCGGCCAGTGGCGAGGTGTCGCTGCAGGTCGCGGGTCGTGGCGGTGTCCCGCAGAGCGGCGTCAAAGCCGTCGTGCTGAACCTGACCGTGACGGACGCGAAGGACCGCGGGTACCTGACGGCGTGGCCGTCGGGCAGCGAACGGCCGAACACGTCCAGCCTCAACTGGACGGCGGGCCAGACCGTACCCAACCACGTGGTGGTCCCGGTCGGTGCGGACGGCAAGGTGAAGCTGTTCAACGGCAGCTGGAACAGTGCCCACTTGGTCGCCGACGTCTTCGGCTACTACTCCGACGACCCGGCCGGCGGCACCTTCCACACCGCCGGTCCCAAGCGCATGTTCGACACCCGGACCACCGGCGCGGTGCCCGCGGGCGCGAGCACCGTGCTGGACCTCTCAGGAAGCCGGGAACTCGGGCGTGCCAAGGCGGTCGTGCTGAACGTGACGGTGACCGAGCCGAAGTCCGACGGCTACCTGACCGCGTGGCCCTCGGGCGCCACCCGTCCCGGCTCGTCCAACCTCAACTGGACGACCGGCAGCACCGTGGCCAACCTGGTGACGGTGCCGGTGGGCGCCGACGGCAAGGTGGAGTTCGCCAACAGCGGTTGGGGCTCCGCGCATGTGATCGTCGACCTCTTCGGCTACCTCGGCTGACCGGAAGATCCGTGGCTTGAGCCCGGACGCTGCCTCCACGCCGAGTACGGACTCGGCACGGAGGCAGCGACGGGCCGGCTCAATTGCCCCTGCAGTAAAAGCGGTTGCCGCTCGTACCGCAGCCTGACCAAGGTGCGGAAGCAGAAGGCAGAGCAGCATGGAACACCGTGCGGAATCCCGTCCGATCGCTTCGATCGGACGGGATTCCGTCGTTTCCGGGCCGAGCCGCCCGGTGGTCAGTGCGCCGCATCGAGCTATTGCGCTGTTCCGGGGTCAGGCCGAGGTGCACCGCGGCCAGGTTCTCGTCCGGTCGTCTTAGGCGCGTGCCGGACGTGCGCGGTGCGCGAGGAGGAGCAGGGTGGCCGGGACGAGTCCCAGGGGGAAGCCGGAGGGTACGAGGATCCAGCCGCCGACGAGGACCCATGCCGCCAGGGTCCAGGGCACGTAGCGCGGGACCTCCTGGCCGGTGCGGGCCATCCGGACGAGCAGCAGGCCGAGCAGGATCAGCGGGACGGTGAAGCTGCCGGGCAGGGCCCAGAAGAGGAGGAGCGAGTCGGCGTTGGCGGGGTCCTCGATGGCGGCCGGGCCGTGCAGTCGGCCGGTGAGCCAGTCGCCCCAGCTCGACCAGGTCTGGGGGACGAAGACGGCGAGGTGGGCCATGCCGATGGCTACGGTGCTGCGTCCCGCCCAGATGGTCAGGGTCCGGGCCCGGGCCGAGGGCGTGGTGGTGGGCGGAGTACTTACGGTACTTGCAGTTCCGATACTCATAGTTCCGTATGATGGACCCTGTGGAGCCTTCGAAGCAACCCGCGAAACAAACCACCGGCCGGCCGCGTGACAGCCGGGTGGACGACGCGATCCGTGACGCCGTACGCGAGTTGGTCCCGGAAGTGGGGTACGCCGCGCTGACCATGGACGCCGTGGCCGCCAAGGCGCGCGTGGGCAAGGCGGCCATCTACCGGCGCCACGCCTCGCGCGGCGAAATGGTCTTCTCCGTGCTCGTGCACGGGGGTGAGCCGGAGCCGCTGCCGGATACGGGGACGCTGCTCGGAGATCTCACCGCGCTCGCCACTCTGGTGCTCGGGACCTTCTCCGACCCTGTCGTTTCCGCCGTGACCCCCGGTCTGCTCGCCGACTTGAAGCAGCAGCCCGAGATCGCGGCGCGCTTCCAGGAGACCTTCATCGCCGGGGAGCGGACGGTGGTGGTGGGGCTGTTGGAACGGGCTCTTGAACGGGGTGAGTTGGCTGTGATGCCGGACCCCGCGATGGTTCATGCCGCCGTGCTGGGCACCGTCTTCGCCTGGGTGTTCCTGCTGGCCATGCCGCCTGACCCGGCCCTGGCGCCGGGTGTCGCCTCGATGGTCGTGGCCGGGATCGCAGAATGGGGTTCATGACGAACGTCGTTGATGGGGTTGGGCGGGTTGGCGGGACGGCCCAGGCGTGGGCGGCCCTCGGCGGGGCGCCGGAGCTGGCGGGGCGCGTGCGGTACAGGGGGGTCGGGGACCTGGGGGAAGGGCCGCTCCCGGTGGACGAGTTGGCGCGGTCCACGGTCGGGGTGTGCGCGCTGGCGGCGGCCGAGCTGGCCGCCGTACGGGCCGGTGGCGGGGCGGGTGACGTGGCTCCGCTCGTGGTGGACGAGGGCGCGGTCGCGACGGCGTTCGTCAGCGAGCGGCACCTGCGGGTGCAGGGGCGGGCGCCGGTGAGCTTCGCGCCGTTGTCCGGCTTCTGGCAGGCGGCGGACGGCGGGTGGGTGCGTACGCATGCCAACTACCCGCATCACGAGGCGGCGCTGGTGCGCGGGCTGGGGCTGCCGGCCGCGACGCCGGAGGCGCTGCGGGCGGCGGTTTCGGGGCGGCCGGCCGTCGAGGTGCAGGAGGCGGTGTACGCGGAGGGCGGGCTGGCCGTCGCGGTGGCCGAGGCGTACGGGGAGCCGCAGCCGCTGGTGGAGCCCGTACGGGAATCAGGCGCTCGGGGTCGGCGGCTCGGGCCGGCCCCCGTCGGGCGGCCCGCGGCCGGGGTGCGGGTGCTGGACCTGACCCGGGTCATAGCCGGGCCGGTGGCCACGCGGACGCTCGGGCTGCTGGGCGCGGACGTGCTGCGGATCGACCCGCCGGGGTTGCCCGAAGCGGACGACGCGTACGCGGACACAGGCTTCGGGAAGCGGTCGGCGCTGCTGGACCTGGCGGAGCCGGGGGACCGGGCGGTGTTCGAGGGGCTGCTGGCCGAGGCCGACGTGGTGGTGTCGGGATACCGGCCGGGAGCGCTGGAGCGGTACGGGCTGGGCGCGGCGGAGCTGCTGGAGCGGCGGCCGGGGCTGGTGGTGGCCGAGCTGTGCGCGTGGGGGTGGCGGGGGTGGGGCCCGTGGGCGGGGCGGAGGGGGTTCGACTCGTTGGTGCAGGCGGGGTACGGGATCGCTGCGCGCTGTGCGGGGGCGGGGGGTGTGCCGCGGGGTGTGCCCGGGGCGCTGCCGGCGCAGGCGCTGGACCACGGGACGGGGTACCTCGTGGCGGCCGGTGTGCTGAGGGCGCTGGCGGAGGGGGGTGGGCGGGGGCTGCGGTTCTCCCTCGCCGGGACGGGGTCGTGGCTGGTGCGGGGGTTGGGGGCGGGTGAGGGTTCTGCCGGTGCCGGTGCCGGTGCCGGTGCCGATGCCGGTGGCGGGTACTCGGCCGGGGGGTGGCTGCGGGAGGTGGACTCGGGGTACGGGGGGCTGCGGTACGCCGCGAGTCCCTTCGGGGATTGGGCGCGGGGGCCGTCGCGCTGGGGCGGGGACGCGGCCGTCTGGCTCCCGCGGGGGTAGGTGGGGGTGCGGCGCCGTTGCCGGGGGCGCTGCCCCAGGACCCCGCGCCTCAAACGCCGGCGAGGCTGAAGATGCCGCTGCGCGGCGGCCTGGGGCTCCGCCCCGGACCCTCCCCCAGACTCCGTCCGGGGGGACCCCCACTCCTCAAGCGCCGGAGGGGCTGAATGTGGCCCAGGTGGGGTGGATGTGGCCCAGGTGAGGTGGGAGGGTGCGGCGCCGTTGCTGGGGCTCTGCCCCAGGCCCTCCCCCAGACTCCGTCCGGGGGGACCCCCACTCCTCAAGCGCCGGAGGGGCTGGATGTTGCCCGGTGGGGCTGGGTGGGGCCCGGGGCCTAGTTGAGCGGCTTTGCCATGCAGCGGCTCGAGTCGTGGAAGCGGTAGAAGCCGAACTTGGGGGACATCGTGTAGCCCGAGGAGAGGTACAGGGCGATCGCCTCCGGCTGCTGGTCGCCCGTTTCGAGGACCATGCGGGTGCGGCCCGCCGCGCGGGCGTCGTCCTCCAGGGTGGCCAGGATGCGGCGGGCCAGGCCCAGGCCGCGGGCCTCCGGGACGACGTACATGCGCTTCAGCTCGGCGTCGCCGTCCGAGTAGCCCTCGTCGTTCTCCTCCTGGCTCCGCCAGCCGCCGCTCGCTATCGGGCTGCCCGAGGCGTCGTACGCGAGCAGGTAGAGACCCCGCGGCGGCTCGAACATCGTCGGGTCGAGGAACGTTTCATCACCCTCGCCGTCGTACCGCACCCGGTATTCGAGCTGTACCTGGTCGTTGAGCTTGACCGCGTCCGGGTGGTCGTACGGCGCGGTGCGGAGCTGGATCCCGTGAGACATCCGGACATCGTACGGAACGCTCCGGCTATGGTGCTGTGATGCTCATCGTGACCTCCGTGAACGTAAATGGAATCCGCGCCGCCGCCAAGAAGGGCTTCGGGCCGTGGCTGGAAGGCTCCGACGCCGATGTCGTCTGCCTGCAGGAGGTGCGGGCCGAGGAAGGGCAGATTCCGGAGGAGGTCCGGAAGCCCGAGGGGTGGCACACCGTGTTCGCGCCGGCCGCCGCCAAGGGGCGGGCCGGGGTCGCGCTGTACACGCGTCGGGAGCCCGAGCGGGTGCAGGTCGGATTCGGGAGCGAAGAGTTCGACGGCAGCGGGCGGTACGTGGAGATCGATCTGCCCGGCGTGACCGTGGCCAGCCT
This genomic window from Streptomyces sp. NBC_01351 contains:
- the sepX gene encoding divisome protein SepX/GlpR, coding for MSSSGLIYAVIVGAWAAYLVPMWLRRQDELNEARPTERFSTAIRLLSGRAGMERRYAKGLRERGDEEAEPQPHADPDAVTETVDSVDADARAFVVPPTRAEPRPAAAAAEREHRAERARREQRLQVLARRRRTTALLFLVFTLGAVVAAVGGLRYLWAPAVPALLLSTYIVHLRVQERRRYEFTMDRRRAEAAARHLRENRPRRGPSEESAPAGTDPDPAPPVSPQEAGRRALVEQTDHAEWVDQQRERERGPARGDSWEPVPVPLPTYVTAPVAPRATGPATPDAWSATRSSTAEPTEPRLRAQPQPPTPKPDAKPQSSTPRPRGQGRGRTPLFDQYESDDRPRAANE
- a CDS encoding DUF6463 family protein yields the protein MSIGTASTVSTPPTTTPSARARTLTIWAGRSTVAIGMAHLAVFVPQTWSSWGDWLTGRLHGPAAIEDPANADSLLLFWALPGSFTVPLILLGLLLVRMARTGQEVPRYVPWTLAAWVLVGGWILVPSGFPLGLVPATLLLLAHRARPARA
- a CDS encoding TetR/AcrR family transcriptional regulator, coding for MEPSKQPAKQTTGRPRDSRVDDAIRDAVRELVPEVGYAALTMDAVAAKARVGKAAIYRRHASRGEMVFSVLVHGGEPEPLPDTGTLLGDLTALATLVLGTFSDPVVSAVTPGLLADLKQQPEIAARFQETFIAGERTVVVGLLERALERGELAVMPDPAMVHAAVLGTVFAWVFLLAMPPDPALAPGVASMVVAGIAEWGS
- a CDS encoding CoA transferase — protein: MTNVVDGVGRVGGTAQAWAALGGAPELAGRVRYRGVGDLGEGPLPVDELARSTVGVCALAAAELAAVRAGGGAGDVAPLVVDEGAVATAFVSERHLRVQGRAPVSFAPLSGFWQAADGGWVRTHANYPHHEAALVRGLGLPAATPEALRAAVSGRPAVEVQEAVYAEGGLAVAVAEAYGEPQPLVEPVRESGARGRRLGPAPVGRPAAGVRVLDLTRVIAGPVATRTLGLLGADVLRIDPPGLPEADDAYADTGFGKRSALLDLAEPGDRAVFEGLLAEADVVVSGYRPGALERYGLGAAELLERRPGLVVAELCAWGWRGWGPWAGRRGFDSLVQAGYGIAARCAGAGGVPRGVPGALPAQALDHGTGYLVAAGVLRALAEGGGRGLRFSLAGTGSWLVRGLGAGEGSAGAGAGAGADAGGGYSAGGWLREVDSGYGGLRYAASPFGDWARGPSRWGGDAAVWLPRG
- a CDS encoding GNAT family N-acetyltransferase, with the translated sequence MSHGIQLRTAPYDHPDAVKLNDQVQLEYRVRYDGEGDETFLDPTMFEPPRGLYLLAYDASGSPIASGGWRSQEENDEGYSDGDAELKRMYVVPEARGLGLARRILATLEDDARAAGRTRMVLETGDQQPEAIALYLSSGYTMSPKFGFYRFHDSSRCMAKPLN